The Lolium rigidum isolate FL_2022 chromosome 1, APGP_CSIRO_Lrig_0.1, whole genome shotgun sequence region CTCGCTGCTCATTTTACATTTAGTATCGAGTTATTATTAAATCCCATTGAGTACTACACCTGAGATAAAAATGCAACTAAGATATTGCTCTATTTTCTGTAGATACACGAAGATGGACCACTTCCTAAAACATCAACTCAACAAATATGGCTACATAAATAtgtaattgcatataaaaaatctGCACACCACAACaaagaaaatacaaataatagaaTTTCACATTACCATATGCCAGATCATCCATGTTTGTCCATATTCCGCGAACTCCAGTTCAGATCACGGAAGCACATACAGACCTTGGTGCGGAGACCGTGGGATTAGATCGAATGGCCCGGATCCTTCCAATCTcgttcaccaaacgcgttgtacgaTCTATGACCAACTTCAATATCATAGTATAGATTTTAACTACCATTGGCTCACTGGAACTTGCCTTGAAATTTCATTATATCTACTGAGTTGATTGACCATTAGATCTTTGACAGCATGCCATAGCAAGAAATTGATCTACTTTTCTAGACAGAAAATGTTCTATAAACGTACCTGAAGTAGGATGGTTTGAGGAGTCTATGATTTAGAGCACAATGAATATATGTATTTCCTTCACTGTTTTGATTTCACCATCCGGTATCTTGCAGCTAATAACAACACCTAACTATTTTAAGGTACAACAAACAGGTGAAGGTGCGTTTCTAGAAACATTCAAACTTACTCccaaaataaatcaagaaaatagtaCTGACCCCTGCAGCTTTGGATTCCACAAATCGAAAGTCGGATGTAACCTATGGAGGGCACAGAGCTGGGATTCTGGACACAATATTCCTTCATCATGTCAATGAAAGTCAAGAATTAGACAAAAAAATGATAGCAATTATATGGATAAATGACGATTTCATAAGTATGATCGAAAAGAGCAGGTGTGGAGAAAGAATTGATGCACCCGGATCGGACGAGGGCAGCTAAGGGCCGGCGCCCGCCGTCTATGGGAAACAGGACTGGTAGGACTCGGAGGAGAAGGGGCATCGGGAAAGGCTAGCGTCGAGCTGTGTCGTCAAACATCGGTGGTGACTGGTGGCGGTGGCAATACGATGCTAACTCTAGCAAGCGCCGGAGCGAGAAGGGTTCTTTGGGAGGGGAAATCATGTGGATTTAAAGACAAAATTGGGTCCTGGTTTTGTTTTCGCTGGCCGTGAGATTGACATGAAAAAAAACGAACCATCAACATCTTCTAGATGACGACCAGCTCGGGGATATATATAAGAAATGTATTTTCTCATACGACCAGCACATGAATATATAGGAAAGGTATTTCTCATACTATATTGGTATTATCTCACAAGATCAGCTCATTAATATATAGGAAAGATATTTTCTCATGCCATATTTCTGCAAGCGTGATTGATGATATCATTTTGTTGGTTTCCTGCCAAATTCGATTGCATGGAGCGGAAACTCTCCGTGGGATTAGATCGAATGGCCCGGATTGttccaatctccttcaccaaacgcgttgtacgacctacgaccaactccaatataatagtaaagacttATAGACGCCAATAGAACGAAAACGTTAGTGCCATACTCCCATCACATAACGGAAAACTGGGAGCTAGCATGCACGCACCCATGAGACTAGAAGATGTCATCGTCGTTACTTTTCTTCTTAGAGAATAGACCGATCTCCtattaggttttgcaaaaaaaaagtcaaaccaactttccattttcttgtttagcacaaattttctctttctttagTTAATTTTCTACATGTTGTAAAAATAAGCTCAACATAATTACACTTCAGCAATATACCACAAAATAACAAAATATACTAATCCATTGCATATGCTGGATGCTTAAAATTATTGTTATAGTTTGCCATATATACAAATATAACACTATTCTATTCTTTAGTGTAGCAATTGTGATTGCTTATACTCTAGTTGTCCATTTTATAGGATATTACTTCTATATTTGTCCCAAATAACTAGGAACAAATTGAACGATAAAGAATTTTTCGGATATCTTCAAAGTTTATCCTTGTAAAACAATCATGTATTATTCTGTTGCATGGCTACTTTTTGGCGGGAAATTCTAGTGTGTTTATGGACGTCAATAGAACGAAGACATTAGTGCCATATTCCTAAGGTGCAACAAAAAATAGGAGTTAGCATGCATGCGCTAGGAACTAAGATGGCATCATCATTACCTTTGCAAATCCGAATTTTTGAAATGTTTAAACTCTAGAACCATGAAATCCAATTTACGCTCTGCTCTTACTCTCAGCTTAGTCTCGACGAGATTACAAAAGTAGAACCATGCTAGTTATTTTTCATGCCTTTCTTAGGCTTCACAGTTCCCACCAAAAAATTATAATGTTGCTATGGTATTGGTAATGAAGTTGCCAAATTATAACTTGTTGTAAAAGGGTTGAATACTTGCTCATGGTGGTAAGAAAAAATGTATGAAAAAGGTATACTCATGGTGGTCTAGCTTTGAAATGCTCTCGTCGATACGAAGCCGACGATCAAGTACATATTGGGAATGAGCAGATGGTTTGAGCTAACTTTTGCATATCTGAAAATCAGTTTTAAAATACGGTGATATCATCATGAAGCCTCTTTTTAGTGTGTGTTTTGTAGTCCCCGCTTATTTTCTTTCTCTATACGTACACTTAGCATGATGCCTTTCGCATGCAACAAATAAAAGTGGATATTTAATAAAGCTATGCTAGACAAACAAATTCACATGAGGAAGATTAGAAGGAATCAATGGTCTGAGGTCATCGCGGATTTATTAGAGATCCACTGTATCTAGTCAGCATAATACTCCTAAgtgtaaataaaaaaaaaattgatcaaTTTTATAGACAAATAAATAATTATAACACTAAATTAATACTATCACTAGATTGTACTTCGAATTTAATTTCATAATATACCAATTTAACGATATATATGCTGTCACTCTTTTCTATAAGAGGGAAGAGTATGCGACGATTTCGTGCAAGTGGGGACTAAACCGAGTATAAAATGGAGCTGAGGGAGCAGTATACCTGCGCAGTGTTAAGTGGGACGCGACGAAATAAACAATCTGGATTCCTGTCCATTTTCGTTTCTCGAACTGACGTGGGACTAGCAATGAATCCTCAGTACGTAGTGGCCGCAAGAGCCTAGCTAGATTCTGGATTTGGTGCAGGAACCTCTCGATTTCTCCGGCACCGCCGTGCTCCACTGCCCAGCATCGCGGTCGCGGTGGTTGGGGCAGTTCAGCGGTTGTCCTTGCCGCCGTGACAATCGCGTGCTCCTCGACACTGCCGCTCCAACCAATTCATATATACCCACTCCCTTCCTCTCTTCCTCCGGTGTCCACCGCTGCCACGCGCGACGCGACGCCACGCGATCCAAGACCGGCTGAGCGAGCCAGCCACCGCGACACGGCGCGCGGCGGCTAGGGCAGGCTCCTCCCCGCCCCCGCGCCGCACCCGAGCCCTAGCAGCCCCGGTCCACCCGCCATGTCGGCGCCcaccgtcgccggcggcgagtcGGCCGGCGAGCTGTTCCTCCGCGCGGCGGCGCTGGTGCCCGCGGAGCACTACGCCCTCGCGGCCCTCGCCGTCCTGTCGGTCTTCGGGTACCGGTTCCTGGAGCTCCACGTCCTCGGCGACCTCCTCCGCGGCTTCCGCGGCGGCCGCGTCGATCTCGTCTTCCACCCCGCTTCCGAGATCTACCACTGCGTCGCCTCCAAGTGCCGCTCACTCCACGCCAGGTACGTACGGCGGTCACTCACTCCATCTGGTCGCGTCATCAACTCGTCATACTTGTTACTCCTACTGTGTCAGTACTCTCTCGACCTGACATCATTGGTGCGTTGCACCGTGATTTTTCTGTGATTCCTGTCCGTACTTGGGATCACATTGTGATTGAACTGGAACTGGGATGGgttatatatataaatatataattaTATATGCATCACGTTATGGTTGGAGTGTGGATTAATTCTGTGACGATGCAGGTACCTGGTGACGCCCTGGCTTGCCAGCCCGCATTTGCAGACATTGTTCCTGGGAATCGGGAGACCGCCTTCATTCACGTACAACAGGTTAGACTAGATCCTTTCACCAATTCAGTTTTGTGTCAAGTTCATGTGGACTAGTACACCGTAAGTTATTCCACTAGtactttatatatatatatcataaactcaacattttcgaaaaaaatatcaTAAACTCAAGTACACACTGGACTGTATGTTCCGGTTCTATGAACCAAAACcagtttacttatgtgatctaatTGGGCCGTGAGTAAGTTCTGCCAGACTGTTTCTGTTGCTCTTCATCATGTGTTCCCAAAAAGCAACAATGAAAACAGCATTTATGTTGGAATTATAGAATGTGTGAAAATATGTATCAATCAACTTGAATGACCTCTAAAAGAGTTTATGGGCATAACTTTTATCTTCTTGTTGATTTTCTGAAATTAATTCTGGGTGTGTCAGTAGTCACACCTGTGTTTGTAGGGAAATTTATGGGCTGATAGTTAAGTTTAGACCTTGCGTGTgggaaagaaaagggaaaaagacgAATAGTAAGAGATCGATTTTTCATGTGTTGTTAGTTGTGTTACCAATGACCTCTAAAAGATTTTATGGGCATACTTTTATCTTCTTGTTGTTTTTCTGAAATTAATTCTGTACCTGTCAGTAGTCACACCTGTGTTTGTAGGGAAAATTATGGGTTGATAGTTAAGTTTAGATCCTGCGTGtgggaaagaaaaggaaaaaaaaaattgtaagAGGTTCATTTTTCATGTGTTGTTAGTTGTGTTACCAATGACCTCTAAAAGAGTTTATGGGCATACGTTTACCTCTTATTTAATTTTCTGGAGTAATTATGGATGTGTCAGTTGGCACACCTGATTTTGTAGGGAAATTTATGTGTTGATAGTTAAGTTTAGACCTTGCgcataagaaaagaaaaagggaaaaaaatgaaTAGTTAGAGGTTGATTTTGTGTGTTGTTACCAGTGAAGTGTGCAGATCAGTACCTCAACTCGTTTTATTCATGGTCTATGCTTATTTCTTTTGGAGGAGCACAAAAAACACTTTTCTTACTTCTCTGTTAACGTACATCCTCTGTACTGCAGGCAGTTGTATACAGTTCGTGATGGTGGAACCGTTGCTTTGGACTGGTTTTTGGCCTCTGATTTGGAGGGTATGGCCCCCCTCATAAGCTGTAGAACTGTAATATCGTACATCATATATGGTGATGTCTGACCATTTTAGCCATGTGGCAGATGCAGATGGGATCATTTCTCAAGATGCTTCAACACCCCTTGTAGTTGTGGTCCCTGGATTAACTAGTGATTCTGATTCTGCGGTTAGTCCCTACCTGTTTTGGATGTTAGTCTATATGTGTAGCATATTTGAAGAGCTATTGGGTTCACGATTCGATAACTTATTACGTTTATCAATCCTTCTAAAGATGTAGTTCTCTATTGCAGTATGTAAAACACCTGGTACATTCTATGGCGAGAAAAGGGTGGAATGTTGTCGTAAGCAACCACAGGGGTCTTGGAGGTGTGTCCATCACAGTAAGTTACCCAATCTAAAATTTCAATTATTAAAATTTTACTCTCTGTTCTCCATGTGCACTTAAAACTTTACTGCACAATTATGAATCCATGAGTGCGGTGTGGAGTTTGTTCCTCATGTATAATTTGTCAACAAGATTTATATCTGGTACCTGAGCCATAAATCTGATTGCCATAAAATGATCATAGAACCTACTGAATTCGAAACTCATActgtaaaaaagaaaaattaaTGGGCAATGAATGAATTGATTTGGTCAGTACAATCACTCAACATATTGTTTGTTCCCCTGGCAGTCAGATTGCTTGTACAATGGTGGATGGACAGACGATGTCCGAGAAATTATTAATTATCTCCATCACAAGTATCCAGAGGCTCCGATATTCTGTGTTGGCACAAGCATAGGTGCCAATATCCTGGTAACATACCTTAAATCTAAACTTGCCTGTTATTTTCTGCTACTACAATTGTCTATTCACTAGTGCTATTGCTAGTTGGTCAGTTGTATACTAACACCACTGGGCACGGGCTCTAGAAATTGGCATAGCAATGTGCTGATCTAACGACTAACGGTGGTAGCAGTTTCTCACTCAATGCATCCTTTACTTGGGCAACCTTAGTATTTACGTTTGATATAGTTTTAAAATTATGTCTCCTATGTGTAGTGCGCCAGAAACCAGAATGAACCAGGTTGTGCAGGAAAGTGTCTGAAGCCAGCCATTCTCCAAAGCCAGCATATATGATGTTAAACTATGTATTATTTCTAAGAAAAGCAATACTCGTAACACATTTAGCCTTTTTAAAGATACATCCAAccaataattttttttaaagaaaataaatTCTCACATTCTTTTTCTTGCCAAGAACCCTGTAACATTTGTTACAAATATAATATGTTTGCAGGCTTGCAGCAGTCTGTTACCCCTGTCTCCTTTGATCTTGCTTTTGAATCCGTGTTAGTGTGTTATTCGGGTTGTATTTTCATACATGCATCCACTTTTGATGATTGGTCGTTTGACTCTCCTTGTCAGGTTGTCATTCAATGATGTTGATTTCTGCTCTTATGTGCACCAACTCCCATGCTACTCTTTCTTGAAATCCCTAAATCCGCCACCCACCTACGCACCCCACAATAAAATTAAAATCAATGCTAAAGTATGTCACTGGATCTTCGATCCATCATTATTGATGTACTAACAGGTATATTGGATCCACATATTTTCCCAGGTCAAGTatcttggagaagaaggtgagaatACTCCTGTGGCTGGTGCTGCATCTATTTGCAATCCATGGGATCTGGTGGTTAGTTACTGCACCTAATTCGCTACAATACATATACTTATAACTGCATATCCAATTTACTTGCATGCTTGTTTTAGGTAGAAATTTGTAGCAACTTGTATCTCAATCATTTTGAActtagtttgaccaatatttccAAATGCCTTCGCCATGAATGTAGAAttttttctcgaacacatgccAAAGCATGCGTCATTATATATTAGAAGAAGCCCGTCGAGAAGACGGGAGCATACAAGAGTAGCAAAGCTACCAAAAACGAAAAGAAGAGAAagcaaaaaaggaaaaaggaaaagagaaaaactGTACAGGGCTAACTTAGTTAGACCTAGGGTTCCTCATCAAGGCTAACATCAGAAGAGAAAGCCATGAATGTAGAATTGAAGAGTCATTTGCTTACAGAACCTAAGAGCAACCTCTCTGATGTTTTAATTTGGTGGTAACTTAGGGTTAGTTTGGCATTGAGGGAACTTCTGGAACTAGTTTTGCTTTACTATTTATAGATACATTAACCAATTCCCAACCTTCTCTTTTGAGCCATACTAACAAAAGAAAAGTTTCTCTTCTCTACAACTAAGTTTGTACAATTGTTTATACAGCGGAGTGCCAAACTAGCCCTTTAACATCATTGTGATTTGCCATTTAACTTCGACTTTCCAGGTGGGTGATCGGTTTATTTCCCGTAAGCTGGTGCAGCGGATTTATGACAGAGCCCTTTCATTTGGGCTAAAGGGCTACGCAAAGTTGTAAGTATCGATCCTTCACTAAGCATTTGTACATGGCTCTTTCTATGGAATCTACAGCTTTTAGgttattattattgttttttctgTCAACTTTGGTGCCGCATACTCTTCCTTTTAGATCCCTATTACTTGTCTATTCTGAACCTAGTTTTAGTTGCTCTTTCAAATAAATTGAATTCCCACTTGGGAATAGAAGCTAGACCACGTGTCTGCAACCTTAGTTCAGCAATGCCATTGCTTTTGTAGTTTTAATTCTTTGACAGCTTGGTCATACATGGCTGTATCTTGTAAATGTAATGGTTGATAGCGATGCGCAAGAGAAAAACTATATTTTGTACAGCATTCTGCAGACTAGTATGACATATTTGATATTTCTATTATCCAATGACCTCTGATGTGTACTTAAGCTTGGTTTATGCCAGTGTAATGCACTGTGTTTCCACATTTTGGTTGCCCGAGCCACTGGGTGCAAGTGGCATCTTTTGTTTATCCTTCACATCTGCTCTGGTCTCACTATGACACTACAAGTTGTAGCCTGTAGCAATCAACTATGCAATTGAATAACATGATGTTCAGCAGGATGATCTTTTCTTTATATGCCTTTCATTTTCCTCTTTTGCAGACATCAACCTGTTTTGGCACGACTTGCAAACTGGGAAGGTATTAAAAAGGTTCGGCTCGCTCTTCTAGAAAAACAACCATCCTAACACCGAATAAGTTTATGAGATTTATGTTCAACCAACCTTTCAGTAAAACTAGTCGCTTTCATTTTATGGAGCTAGAATACCTACTTGTTGAGATGCAATGTCATTTATAATTTGCTACATAATTTTCGTTGTAAAGAAAAAAATTAAATTCAAACTGCAACGAGTCTGACTATTTACTTCTCTACTTATAAATGAGAGAAATAGTAGAGTGGCTCTTCATGGCTATTAATATGCATTTCTTATGTTCTTTTATTTCTATTTTGGCAGTCACGCTCTATCCGGGAATTTGACCACCATGCCACTTGCATTGTTGCAAAATATGAGGTACCTGCTTGGCACCATGCCTAACCTTTGCTGATTCCATAATCAATCAGATGAGGATCTCGTACTGTTTCTGTTGCTTTCATGGCATGCCCACTGCTCTGTAATAAATGATAAGATTCAGAATAATGTGATAACGTCATCACACACGTACTGATTTTTTATGTCTCAGACTGTGGATACTTACTACCGCCGGTGCAGTAGTGCTAGTTACGTCGGTACCGTGTCAGTTCCCTTGCTTTGTGTCAGTGCTTTGGATGATCCCCTTTGCACAAGAGAGGCAATTCCTTGGGACGAATGCAGGTAATTTTTTGCCTTGTAGAAGTCGTTCTCCTCAATATCCGCTTTTTTATGTATTCATTCATCAGAAGTATATCTGTTGATGTAGAGCGAACAAGAAAATCATTTTGGCAACTACACCAAATGGTGGCCATCTCGCATTTTTTGAAGGACTAACTGCTAGAAGACTATGGTATGTCGACTATACTAAATCTGATATCTAATCTATCTATGTTATGGATTATATTTTATTTTTGCATGTCTATATCATCTATTGATAATTTTGTAGGTGGGTCAGAGCTGTGTCCGAGTTCCTCTCTGCTCTGCATGACAGCTCTTACATGCATCGACAAAAGGTGCGGTCATGGTTCAAGTATAAAAATATCTTTCTTTTGGAACTTAAAATCCTGGCATGGTTGTTACATGTTTAATCATGTCATAATTGTGTGCAGGCAGAAGATCATGTTTTGCATTCTTTGTTGGAGTCGTCCATTGATAAGAGCCCATATGTCAATTTTCTGGGAGATGGAATGGTAGCCCCAGCGACAGATGATGGTCCCGTCAATGACGGCCCACCTTGTAGCCAGATTGTCAATGAATTAAAACTGAATAATGGGGTGAATGATACGCAACAGAATGAACACGCCAAGGAAGCTGAGATCAAAAGCGGCATACAAGTAGATGCAGTGCCTGCCCAAAGCCCAGCAGGATCTGCGAAACAGCAAGGAGAGAAGGCTAATAAAATCCATGATGCCATTGCTCCGGTAAAGAGATCCATAAACCGGCTCACTCGTTACCAAGGGAGGTCAGTCTGGCTGCTCGCGTACATATCTTTTGTAACATCGTGGCCGCTCCTTGGCTCCCTAGCTTTCATCGTGTTCAGGAAAAAGTTCAGAAATCCTTTTTCTGCCAAATAGTAATGAAAATAAGTGTACTGCCGTCAGCTCAGGCATATTCATTCCATTTGCACCATGGTCTGTACAGCCATTTGATTTCACTCAGTTCTTCAGTCATATGTACGCCTTGGTGCAAAGGCCAGAAAAAATAAGCGAAATTTCtttcaaaaagaaagaaagaatatGTACACCTTCCTTCGGCTACATTTGTTCAAACAATTATGCTGATAAGATGCTAGATTGTCCTGCCACTAATTCGTTGTTTGTGTATTTTATGTTATCCATGCTACCTGCGTCTGTATATGTTGCCATGGAAGAGAAAAGGCCAAGTTTGTCTTGGTGATTTCCTCTTTGGGCGCTGGGGACAAGTGTGTGCTGGCGGATTTTTAATGTTCTTTTAATCCAAGTTATCTTACAGTAACATAAGCTACTACGTATTTTTTTCTAACAAGTGATGGTAGCATTGTCAACCAGTTAAAGCGAAGGGACACTGGGACAGTTGTTCTGGCATGATGTGTCCCTTCATGTGGCTATGTTCTTGGTCCCAAGTCCCAACAGCTCATTTCCGGTGCCGATTGGCTTGAATAGTGTGATGTGCACGATTTCGGTGCAGTGACTAGTGGCATATATCTCTTTCAGCTCGCCCTTTCTTCCTTTtgccaaagaaaaaggaaaaaaagaaacttgCCTTTCTTTCTGCTTTGATTCCTGGCCTTGCACGCGTGCGCGGCTGCTGCTTCTTTCATTCTTGGCCTGGCACCCATATTCCCTCCCTTTTCATGCCGATAAGATATTGTTTCCGTCGGCTATATGACTCACGATTCCGATTTGATTTTTGTTGGGAGATATACTTGCATCTTGCTGGGAATATGAGTAATCTGTTTTGTCTGTGCCCACGCAAGCCATCTTGACTTGTGTTAGTTTATTGCTCACCTGGTGAACGGTGATTCGCCGTCTTGTTGCGTGAGCCATTTCTGCTCTTGCTGCATGCGCTGATTTCTGAAGAGTACCTAAACAAATACGATTGTCAACCACGATCCGTGAATACGTGATGGAAGTTCCAAGTTCCAACTCTACTGGACGATAAAATATTTTTGTAG contains the following coding sequences:
- the LOC124686659 gene encoding embryogenesis-associated protein EMB8-like isoform X1, which encodes MSAPTVAGGESAGELFLRAAALVPAEHYALAALAVLSVFGYRFLELHVLGDLLRGFRGGRVDLVFHPASEIYHCVASKCRSLHARYLVTPWLASPHLQTLFLGIGRPPSFTYNRQLYTVRDGGTVALDWFLASDLEDADGIISQDASTPLVVVVPGLTSDSDSAYVKHLVHSMARKGWNVVVSNHRGLGGVSITSDCLYNGGWTDDVREIINYLHHKYPEAPIFCVGTSIGANILVKYLGEEGENTPVAGAASICNPWDLVVGDRFISRKLVQRIYDRALSFGLKGYAKLHQPVLARLANWEGIKKSRSIREFDHHATCIVAKYETVDTYYRRCSSASYVGTVSVPLLCVSALDDPLCTREAIPWDECRANKKIILATTPNGGHLAFFEGLTARRLWWVRAVSEFLSALHDSSYMHRQKAEDHVLHSLLESSIDKSPYVNFLGDGMVAPATDDGPVNDGPPCSQIVNELKLNNGVNDTQQNEHAKEAEIKSGIQVDAVPAQSPAGSAKQQGEKANKIHDAIAPVKRSINRLTRYQGRSVWLLAYISFVTSWPLLGSLAFIVFRKKFRNPFSAK
- the LOC124686659 gene encoding embryogenesis-associated protein EMB8-like isoform X2, which codes for MSAPTVAGGESAGELFLRAAALVPAEHYALAALAVLSVFGYRFLELHVLGDLLRGFRGGRVDLVFHPASEIYHCVASKCRSLHARYLVTPWLASPHLQTLFLGIGRPPSFTYNRQLYTVRDGGTVALDWFLASDLEDGIISQDASTPLVVVVPGLTSDSDSAYVKHLVHSMARKGWNVVVSNHRGLGGVSITSDCLYNGGWTDDVREIINYLHHKYPEAPIFCVGTSIGANILVKYLGEEGENTPVAGAASICNPWDLVVGDRFISRKLVQRIYDRALSFGLKGYAKLHQPVLARLANWEGIKKSRSIREFDHHATCIVAKYETVDTYYRRCSSASYVGTVSVPLLCVSALDDPLCTREAIPWDECRANKKIILATTPNGGHLAFFEGLTARRLWWVRAVSEFLSALHDSSYMHRQKAEDHVLHSLLESSIDKSPYVNFLGDGMVAPATDDGPVNDGPPCSQIVNELKLNNGVNDTQQNEHAKEAEIKSGIQVDAVPAQSPAGSAKQQGEKANKIHDAIAPVKRSINRLTRYQGRSVWLLAYISFVTSWPLLGSLAFIVFRKKFRNPFSAK